In the genome of Gemmatimonadota bacterium, one region contains:
- a CDS encoding YciI family protein: protein MHYLLSVIAEGASLADDAEMAAIDVFNERLQANGHWVFAGGLGTPDTATVIDNRRGEEVFTDGPFVESKEYLAGFWIIDASDLDVALKLAAAGSKACNRKVEVRPFLSNPE, encoded by the coding sequence ATGCATTATCTGCTTTCCGTGATCGCCGAGGGTGCCAGTCTCGCTGACGACGCCGAGATGGCTGCGATCGACGTCTTCAACGAGCGACTCCAGGCGAATGGTCACTGGGTCTTCGCTGGCGGGCTCGGCACCCCGGACACGGCCACCGTGATCGACAACCGCCGCGGCGAGGAAGTGTTCACCGACGGGCCGTTCGTGGAGTCGAAGGAATACCTCGCCGGCTTCTGGATCATCGACGCGTCCGATCTCGACGTCGCGCTCAAGCTCGCCGCCGCGGGCTCCAAGGCGTGCAATCGCAAGGTCGAGGTTCGGCCGTTCCTTTCCAACCCTGAGTGA
- a CDS encoding DUF6596 domain-containing protein — protein sequence MMDVQEAITRAHHEEWARVVAALAKRFGNLDVAEEAAAEAFATAVVRWPSDGVPPNPGAWLMTAANRKAIDWIRRENKRDGKQREAQMLYIDDEPEPLDAIGDERLRLIFTCCHPALSMEARVALTLRMAGGLTVAEIARAFFVQETAMGQRITRAKGKIRVARIPYRTPSVEDLPGRVSGILAVLFLVFNEGYLATGPDADPIRPALTAEAIRLTRLVHVLMPDDGEVAGLLALMLLIEARRTTRVSERGELVPLGEQDRASWDAAMIAEGHRLVRERLASGVAPGRYQIHAAINTVHTSVRHVRDTDWSQIVALYDQLARIDPSPVVTLNRAIAVAEVDGPRAALAIVDMLDDTLAGYHAYHATRADLLRRLGSMPEARAAYDRAIELSGNAAESAYLARRRETLE from the coding sequence GTGATGGACGTCCAGGAAGCGATCACGCGCGCGCACCACGAGGAGTGGGCCCGCGTGGTCGCCGCCCTGGCGAAGCGCTTCGGCAATCTCGACGTCGCCGAAGAAGCAGCGGCCGAGGCATTCGCGACCGCGGTCGTGAGGTGGCCGTCGGACGGCGTACCTCCAAATCCAGGCGCGTGGCTGATGACCGCGGCCAATCGCAAAGCCATCGACTGGATCCGACGCGAGAACAAGCGCGACGGCAAGCAGAGAGAGGCGCAGATGCTCTACATCGACGACGAGCCCGAGCCGCTCGATGCGATCGGGGACGAACGGCTGCGGTTGATCTTCACCTGCTGCCATCCGGCGCTCTCGATGGAGGCGCGCGTCGCGCTCACGCTGCGCATGGCAGGCGGGCTGACGGTGGCGGAGATCGCTCGCGCCTTCTTCGTGCAGGAGACCGCGATGGGGCAGCGGATCACGCGCGCGAAGGGGAAGATCCGCGTCGCTCGCATACCATATCGCACGCCATCGGTGGAGGATCTTCCCGGGCGGGTCTCTGGAATACTCGCCGTGCTGTTCCTCGTCTTCAACGAAGGCTACCTGGCGACGGGACCCGACGCCGATCCGATCCGTCCTGCGCTCACCGCCGAGGCGATCCGGCTCACGCGGCTCGTGCACGTGCTCATGCCAGACGACGGCGAGGTGGCCGGACTGCTCGCGTTGATGCTGCTCATCGAGGCACGCAGGACGACGCGAGTTTCCGAGCGTGGCGAGCTGGTCCCGCTCGGAGAGCAGGATCGTGCGAGCTGGGATGCGGCGATGATCGCCGAGGGACATCGATTGGTGCGCGAGCGACTGGCTTCCGGCGTGGCTCCGGGGCGCTACCAGATACACGCGGCGATCAACACGGTGCACACCTCCGTCCGACACGTGCGGGATACTGACTGGTCGCAGATCGTCGCGCTGTACGATCAGCTCGCTCGCATCGATCCGTCGCCGGTCGTCACGCTGAACCGCGCCATCGCGGTCGCCGAGGTCGATGGGCCGCGAGCGGCGCTCGCGATCGTCGACATGCTCGATGACACGCTCGCCGGCTATCACGCCTACCATGCGACACGCGCCGACCTGCTGCGGCGGCTGGGATCGATGCCGGAGGCGCGCGCGGCGTACGACAGGGCGATCGAGCTCTCGGGGAACGCGGCCGAGAGCGCGTACCTCGCGCGTCGACGCGAAACGTTGGAGTAG